The sequence TCGAACTGACATCGACTGCGCACAGGCTGGCCTTAACATCCACTGGATGTTAATCCTGCTCGAACTGACATTCTTCCAAGCTTGAGCTGACATTTCTTTCGCGACTGCCGGCCTTAACATCCACTGGATGTTAATCCTGCTCGAACTGACAGCGACTACGCACAGGCTGGCCTTAACATCCACTGGATGTTAATCCTGCTCGAACTGACATCGACTACGCACAGGCTGGCCTTAACATCCACTGGATGTTAATCCTGCTCGAACTGACAGCGACTAGGCTCGAACTGACAGCGAAAACTCCAACTAACAGAGTACATTTCAACTAAAAAGGAGGATTACAGCGTTTCTTGTTTCTTGTTTACTGTATCCATATCTTTGCGGTGCTTATGATCAAGTCCATCAACAATTATTTATCCCTTATAAAATTCTCTCACAGCATCTTTGCATTGCCCTTTGCTGTTATTGGTTTTTCTCTGGCGGTTCAATCGGGTAAAGCCGAATTTAGCTGGGAAAAATTTATGCTGGTAATTTTATGTATGCTCTTTGCGAGAAGTGCGGCTATGGCTTTTAACCGTTACATCGACCGTAAATTCGATGCTAAAAACCCAAGAACAGCGGTACGCGAAATTCCTGCGGGAACAATCGCTCCAGGCTCTGCTTTGGCAATGGTTATTATTTGCTCTACTGGGTTTGTAGTTTGCACCTGGCTCATTAATCCACTTTGTTTTTACCTTTCGCCTGTGGCCTTATTAGTCATTCTTGGTTACAGTTATACTAAACGTTTTACTCCATTGTGTCACTTAATTCTGGGTGTGGGACTGGCCCTGGCGCCAATTGGCGCTTATATCGCGTTAACTGAGGAGTTTGACCTTATTCCTGTATTACTAAGTGTTGTTGTTTTTTTATGGGTGAGTGGTTTTGATATTATTTACGCTTTGCAAGATGATGAATTCGATAAAAGCCAGAACTTAAAATCTATTCCTGTTTTTTTGGGAAGAAAAAATGCTTTACGTCTTTCTGAATTTTTGCACCTGATCGCAGGGTGTTTAGTTGTTGCCGGTTATTTTTCCGGACTCTTTGGATGGCTCTACGTTATTGGCGCATTAGGCTTTGTAGCATTGTTGATTTACCAGCATTTACTTGTTAAACCAGACGATCTGAGTAAGGTCACTTTAGCATTTGGAACTACTAATGGTGTTGCCAGTGTTGTATTTTGCGCTTTTGTATGCGCGGATATTTTCCTTTGAGGCCTAAGTTTAAAATCATGCACAAAATTTGAGATTTAAAAACTTCGCCCGGTTTTAAATTTGATTAATTTTTAAACGCCTCCCCTCAAACAATTTATAAATCGAAAAATGAAAGGCAGTTAGTACGACTGATCTCTTGAGAAAATTCTTACTTTATTGCAACATTTAATTATGTGATTCAAACCTCAGGCCTATAGTTGCCGTTACCTGAGCTGTGAAGAAATGGTGATTAGCATTGCCGTTGCCGCGACCAAGAATGAAACATCTTCTGTAATCCGCATAGGAACCTTTGGCAACAAGTTCGAATAAACCATATTTCAAAAATTCGATTCGTAAACCACTCTCCACACCTACTATCCAACCGGCTACATGCCAATCGTTATTTAATTCCTGTCCGAAAATAGTGACATCTGTTCTGGGAAAAACAACTCCCGCGCCTGGTTTAATAACTGCTGATGCAGAAAAATTTTTATTCGGTTTATAAAACTCAATTTTTCTTACAGCGTTTAACATCCAGAAATTTGCGCCATCGGTATGTTCAAAATGTAAAAAGCGATCCGGATTCAAGATTGTGTCTTTGTCTATAGGTTCTCCATCGATCTGACCTTTTATGCGCACTTTCTGCCAATCATTAACGACATATTTTGTATGATCGTAATTCATCTCAATACCCCATTTATCGTTTATCATAAAACCAACTCTTCCAACAAACTGAGGAATAGTTACGTTGATGACGTCCTTAATTTTATCCAAATCGGGACGATCAGAAGCATGCACATTATAAATAGTAAAATCGTAATTATCTGGTTTACCCCTATACTCATTGGGTTTCATGGAAGTATTCTTAAAATGAATGGTGCTTTTACTATAGGCCGCTTTAGTGTAGCCCCAGGATAAGTAAAATTGTCTGAATTTTTTTTTCGGTAAAAGAGAATCCTTTTGAGCAAACAGACATCCTGAAATCAGAATTGTTGTAAGCAATAAAAAATAGCGCATGAATCAACTAAAAGTGTGAAGCGCGAAGGTAACGATTATTTTCGGTTACTTCTATCTCCATTTTCAGGTAGTCTGACCCTATCAAATTCTCTACGAGCTCGGGCCACTCAAAAAAACAGTAATTTCCAAAACTTAGATGTTCTTCGATGCCAAGATCCAATAACTCCTCCTGACTTTTAAGACGGTAAAGGTCGAAGTGATAAATTTTTCCCTCTGGATAATCGTATTCGTTGATGATTGAATAGGTTGGACTACTGAACTGATCAACACTTCCCAACTGAATACAAAGCTCTTTTATTAGCGTAGTTTTACCCGCTCCCATAGGTGCATAAAGCAAAAACAATTTAGTGTCGGGCGCGAAATCAAGAATTGCCTTCGCGTGTGAAGAAATATCATTGATATCTGAAATATCAAGTTCTAGTGCAGCTTTCATTTTTTCTGAGTTTTTAGATAATGGATCCAGGCAATTTCATTTTCAGTAAGAGTAGATGTCTTATCGAAAAAATCAATTTGCCGGTTTGGGTCGAGATAATACATCACGTTATCCCCCAGGCCCAAAGAGATAAGCTCTTTGGTATCTTCGTTTATAAATCCAATTAAAACCTTGTCGTCATAATTTTTTAAATCACTTGTCTCTTTTTGATAAACATCTGAAAACAGCAAAAGGAACTTTACTTCGCGGTGCTTCAACAAAAACAAAGTACTGTCAACTCGGCCGAGACAAGGTTGACAATAAAGGTAATTGTAGTTTACTACCATTTCTTTTCCTGAAAAATCAGACAGGGCATAGACTTTGTTTTCGGCATCTACAA is a genomic window of Sphingobacteriaceae bacterium containing:
- a CDS encoding 4-hydroxybenzoate octaprenyltransferase is translated as MIKSINNYLSLIKFSHSIFALPFAVIGFSLAVQSGKAEFSWEKFMLVILCMLFARSAAMAFNRYIDRKFDAKNPRTAVREIPAGTIAPGSALAMVIICSTGFVVCTWLINPLCFYLSPVALLVILGYSYTKRFTPLCHLILGVGLALAPIGAYIALTEEFDLIPVLLSVVVFLWVSGFDIIYALQDDEFDKSQNLKSIPVFLGRKNALRLSEFLHLIAGCLVVAGYFSGLFGWLYVIGALGFVALLIYQHLLVKPDDLSKVTLAFGTTNGVASVVFCAFVCADIFL
- a CDS encoding tRNA (adenosine(37)-N6)-threonylcarbamoyltransferase complex ATPase subunit type 1 TsaE; translated protein: MKAALELDISDINDISSHAKAILDFAPDTKLFLLYAPMGAGKTTLIKELCIQLGSVDQFSSPTYSIINEYDYPEGKIYHFDLYRLKSQEELLDLGIEEHLSFGNYCFFEWPELVENLIGSDYLKMEIEVTENNRYLRASHF